The following are encoded together in the Methylorubrum sp. B1-46 genome:
- a CDS encoding SpoVR family protein encodes MVASLSRTKSTAPKPGELLFSGNDWDFETIRRIHDACEAVAGPELGLSWYPNQIEIITAEQMLDAYASIGMPLFYKHWSFGKHFAQQEASYRRGLMGLAYEIVINSDPCISYVMEENTATMQTLVIAHAAFGHNHFFKNNYLFRQWTDAEGILDYLDFAKSYIARCEERYGHQAVEHVLDAAHALMSQGVHRYPRKKRPDLASEQRREREREEHGEQIYNDLWRTLPTKAGGQKGDPALERRRALLELPQENILYFLEKVAPRLRPWQREILRIVRLVAQYFYPQRQTKVMNEGCATYCHYRIMNALSQKGQLSEAAYLEFLTSHTNVIRQPNFDDRSFGGHNPYALGFAMMQDIARIVEQPSQEDREWFPDIAGRGDAMGVLRDCWENYRDESFIAQFLSPKLMRDMRLFHVVDDPDEPEMRVEAIHDERGYRKMRRSFARQYDVAWLDPDIEVVDVDLEGDRRLILHHKALNRITLQREDARRVLQHLADLWGYDAVLKEVDPATGAVLVEHSASARPIFF; translated from the coding sequence ATGGTCGCGAGCCTGAGCCGCACGAAGTCCACCGCCCCGAAGCCCGGCGAGTTGCTGTTCTCCGGCAATGATTGGGACTTCGAGACGATCCGGCGCATCCACGACGCCTGCGAAGCCGTGGCCGGGCCGGAACTCGGCCTGTCCTGGTACCCGAACCAGATCGAGATCATCACCGCCGAGCAGATGCTCGACGCCTATGCCTCGATCGGCATGCCGCTGTTCTACAAGCACTGGTCCTTCGGCAAGCACTTCGCGCAGCAGGAGGCGAGCTACCGCCGCGGCCTGATGGGACTGGCCTACGAGATCGTCATCAACTCCGATCCGTGCATCTCCTACGTCATGGAGGAGAACACGGCGACGATGCAGACGCTGGTGATCGCTCACGCCGCCTTTGGGCATAACCACTTCTTCAAGAACAACTATTTGTTCCGGCAGTGGACGGACGCGGAGGGCATCCTCGACTATCTCGACTTCGCCAAGAGCTACATCGCCCGCTGCGAGGAGCGCTACGGGCATCAGGCGGTCGAGCACGTCCTCGACGCCGCCCACGCCCTGATGAGCCAGGGTGTCCACCGCTACCCGCGCAAGAAGCGGCCGGATCTGGCGAGCGAGCAGCGGCGCGAGCGTGAGCGCGAGGAGCACGGCGAGCAGATCTACAACGACCTCTGGCGGACGCTTCCGACCAAGGCCGGCGGTCAGAAGGGCGATCCGGCGCTGGAGCGGCGCCGGGCGCTGCTCGAACTGCCGCAGGAGAACATCCTCTACTTCCTGGAGAAGGTGGCCCCGCGCCTGCGGCCCTGGCAGCGCGAGATCCTGCGGATCGTCCGGCTCGTGGCGCAGTACTTCTACCCGCAGCGCCAGACCAAGGTGATGAACGAGGGCTGCGCCACCTATTGCCACTACCGGATCATGAACGCGCTCTCGCAGAAGGGGCAGCTCAGCGAGGCGGCCTATCTCGAGTTCCTGACCTCGCACACCAATGTCATCCGCCAGCCGAATTTCGACGACCGCTCGTTTGGCGGCCACAACCCCTACGCGCTCGGCTTTGCCATGATGCAGGACATCGCCCGCATCGTGGAGCAGCCGAGCCAAGAGGATCGCGAGTGGTTCCCCGACATCGCCGGCCGCGGTGACGCCATGGGCGTGCTGCGCGATTGCTGGGAAAATTACCGCGATGAGAGCTTCATCGCCCAGTTCCTCTCGCCCAAGCTGATGCGCGACATGCGCCTGTTCCACGTGGTGGACGATCCCGACGAGCCGGAGATGCGGGTCGAAGCGATCCACGACGAGCGCGGCTACCGCAAGATGCGCCGCTCCTTCGCCCGGCAATACGACGTGGCGTGGCTCGATCCCGATATCGAGGTAGTGGACGTCGACCTTGAAGGCGACCGCCGTCTCATCCTCCACCACAAGGCGCTCAACCGCATCACCCTGCAGCGGGAGGACGCCCGGCGGGTGCTCCAGCACCTCGCCGACCTGTGGGGCTACGATGCGGTGCTCAAGGAGGTCGATCCGGCCACAGGCGCGGTGCTGGTCGAGCACTCCGCGAGCGCCCGGCCGATCTTTTTCTGA